From a single Desulfoplanes formicivorans genomic region:
- a CDS encoding GGDEF domain-containing protein: MIPASTLRSPLSAKSQFHVHDWLLDRLRAIELSVRANDRDQALKLLEDLRKGVAATEQGDDLPDSVSINVMESEICRLQDLVATTRDKLETVIAIQRGNAETFARFDQAIKMLQNAEDFNQVPAIIVKIAKLLNTDGIRLFLDKDLYGDFVPEGIDILNQETLQAICARIASTEEQLFLGPCRDMQHIDMPGGMADLFAFRNTAYPRGSCLVYPFYERRNNDCPAGLICLHDQAPDRYSPNKATDYLKHFCYIFGCTVSMLRAQKFLEKERFTDPLTGVPNRAYLMAYGQQILEFAERKAFPVTLLFIDLNEFKAVNDNYGHHIGDDLLKKVASCLKNLVRKYDMVVRLSGDEFVILLPGVAHEKTKRLIARMEARIADIPVGNETSSTSLSASIGVSGFKPGQTMQELMVHADQAMYAIKRQRYK, translated from the coding sequence ATGATACCTGCTTCCACATTGCGTTCACCTCTTTCCGCCAAGAGCCAATTCCATGTCCACGACTGGCTCCTGGATCGACTACGCGCAATCGAACTGTCTGTCAGGGCGAACGACCGGGATCAGGCCCTGAAACTTCTGGAAGATCTCCGCAAGGGTGTGGCTGCAACGGAACAAGGCGACGACCTTCCAGATTCCGTGTCAATCAATGTTATGGAATCTGAAATCTGCCGACTTCAAGACCTTGTTGCCACTACCCGGGACAAGCTTGAGACTGTTATCGCCATACAGCGCGGCAACGCAGAAACCTTTGCCCGGTTTGACCAGGCCATCAAAATGCTTCAAAACGCAGAAGATTTTAATCAAGTTCCTGCTATCATTGTAAAAATCGCCAAACTGCTTAATACGGACGGTATACGGCTCTTCCTTGACAAGGATTTATATGGAGACTTTGTGCCCGAGGGCATAGACATTCTTAACCAGGAGACCTTGCAGGCGATTTGCGCGCGGATCGCTTCGACAGAAGAACAACTTTTTCTTGGACCGTGCAGGGATATGCAGCACATTGATATGCCGGGAGGTATGGCGGATTTGTTCGCTTTTCGGAATACAGCATACCCCCGGGGATCCTGCCTAGTGTATCCGTTTTACGAACGGAGAAACAATGATTGCCCGGCTGGCCTCATCTGTCTGCACGACCAGGCGCCGGATCGGTATTCCCCCAATAAGGCTACGGATTATCTCAAACATTTCTGCTATATTTTCGGCTGTACCGTTTCCATGCTCCGGGCCCAGAAATTTCTGGAAAAAGAACGATTCACCGACCCCCTCACAGGGGTTCCCAACAGGGCTTATCTCATGGCCTACGGGCAACAGATACTGGAATTTGCCGAACGGAAAGCCTTTCCGGTTACCCTGCTGTTCATCGATCTGAATGAGTTCAAGGCCGTCAACGACAACTATGGACATCATATCGGTGACGATCTTCTCAAAAAAGTTGCCTCATGTCTCAAGAATCTGGTGCGCAAGTATGACATGGTCGTTCGTTTGAGCGGAGACGAATTCGTGATACTTCTTCCTGGAGTGGCCCATGAAAAAACCAAACGGCTCATCGCACGGATGGAAGCCCGTATTGCTGACATTCCCGTGGGCAACGAAACTTCTTCCACAAGTCTTTCCGCATCTATTGGTGTTTCCGGATTCAAACCGGGTCAGACCATGCAGGAACTCATGGTGCATGCCGACCAGGCCATGTACGCTATCAAGCGTCAACGATACAAATAG
- a CDS encoding B12-binding domain-containing radical SAM protein: protein MKILLIQPPIEDFYDTDVRLQPLGLCYLKAVVNRAFPEIEVLVKDFHQGCGRRTISLPRELRYLKTYYPGHDQSPFSSFSQYFHFGADVDTIAHFVQEYQPHLVGISSLFSPYYREVLACARAIKQCIDLPILIGGSHASAAPLTLLEDRNVDFVIQGEGERPFVAFLQALTSDRAWERVPNLGWKNKGRCILNPVEPNYPFASLPFPDLSDLDPRDYTFQGQPMCFVTTSRGCPHRCAFCSVHLTFGHGYQHRDPADIVEEIRLRYAQGYRVFDFEDDNLTLNKHDFSTLLDLLMETFAGKQVRFLAMNGISYLHLDRELLAKMRRVGFTHVNLSLVSAQAATLSRMHRPHPVARFKEVALAACEIGMHTVAYLILGLPGETLDEMIQTLVLLARLPVLVGASIFYLTPGSALARDFPPMTAEDIFASRSTAMAVTTEAFTRDDIYTLFVTARIINFFKGCVVDTPKKTVFEVLDAARGRGGRDRLGADILLRLCNEGVLYGAGRNKWFPLPRFRKALFDRIMACTNEIVTLEGKRISCCQWG, encoded by the coding sequence GTGAAGATACTTCTCATACAGCCGCCAATAGAGGATTTCTACGATACCGACGTTCGTCTCCAGCCGTTGGGACTTTGCTATCTCAAGGCTGTCGTTAACCGGGCATTCCCTGAAATAGAGGTTCTGGTCAAGGATTTTCATCAGGGGTGTGGTCGTCGGACCATCTCCCTGCCCAGAGAATTGCGCTATCTCAAGACCTATTACCCCGGGCACGATCAAAGTCCGTTCTCGTCATTTTCCCAATACTTCCATTTTGGAGCCGATGTGGACACCATAGCCCATTTCGTGCAGGAATACCAACCCCATCTTGTGGGAATCTCTTCACTTTTTTCTCCGTATTATCGGGAAGTCCTTGCCTGTGCCCGGGCCATCAAACAGTGCATTGATCTTCCCATTCTGATTGGGGGCAGTCATGCCAGTGCGGCGCCCTTGACCCTGCTTGAAGACAGGAACGTGGATTTTGTCATCCAGGGTGAGGGAGAGCGGCCTTTTGTCGCCTTTTTGCAAGCCTTGACCAGTGACCGGGCCTGGGAACGGGTCCCCAACCTAGGATGGAAAAACAAGGGCCGGTGCATTCTCAATCCGGTGGAACCCAATTATCCCTTTGCTTCATTGCCTTTTCCCGATCTCTCGGATCTTGATCCCCGGGACTACACATTTCAGGGGCAGCCCATGTGTTTTGTGACCACATCCCGGGGCTGTCCCCATCGATGCGCTTTCTGCTCCGTACACCTGACCTTTGGACATGGGTATCAGCACCGTGATCCAGCTGATATTGTGGAGGAAATCCGTTTGCGATACGCTCAGGGCTATCGTGTCTTTGATTTTGAGGACGACAACCTGACCTTGAACAAACACGATTTTTCGACCCTCCTGGATCTGCTCATGGAGACCTTTGCCGGCAAACAGGTTCGCTTTCTGGCCATGAATGGGATTTCCTATCTGCATCTGGACAGGGAGCTGCTCGCAAAGATGCGTCGGGTCGGTTTCACCCACGTCAACCTCTCCCTTGTTTCGGCCCAGGCGGCAACCCTTTCCCGGATGCATCGGCCCCATCCCGTGGCCCGATTCAAGGAGGTGGCCCTGGCCGCCTGTGAAATCGGAATGCACACCGTGGCCTACCTCATCCTTGGCCTGCCAGGGGAAACCCTGGATGAAATGATCCAAACCCTGGTGCTTTTGGCCCGGCTTCCGGTGCTTGTGGGGGCCTCCATTTTTTATCTCACACCGGGGAGTGCCCTTGCCCGGGATTTTCCGCCCATGACAGCCGAGGACATTTTTGCCTCGCGCTCCACAGCCATGGCCGTTACAACCGAAGCCTTTACTCGGGATGATATCTACACCCTGTTTGTGACCGCACGGATTATCAATTTTTTCAAAGGCTGTGTGGTGGATACCCCGAAGAAAACCGTTTTTGAGGTTCTTGATGCGGCTCGCGGCAGGGGCGGTCGGGATCGATTGGGAGCGGACATCCTGCTTCGACTGTGCAACGAAGGCGTCCTTTACGGGGCTGGAAGAAACAAATGGTTTCCCCTGCCCCGATTTCGCAAAGCCCTTTTTGATCGGATCATGGCCTGCACGAACGAAATCGTTACGCTTGAGGGCAAGCGGATATCATGTTGTCAATGGGGATGA
- a CDS encoding response regulator, whose translation MDKVLKILIVDDEAGVRESLADYLEDLGFTVFTAENGEKALDVLADHPMDLAIVDVRLPGIDGTQTIVKARNIQPDLRYIVHTGSVTYQIAPELKAMGITSEQILHKPVSNLETIIQTIRRVMHVSTE comes from the coding sequence ATGGACAAGGTGCTCAAGATATTGATCGTGGACGATGAAGCAGGGGTCCGCGAAAGCCTGGCCGACTACCTGGAGGACCTGGGATTTACGGTGTTCACGGCAGAAAACGGCGAAAAGGCATTGGACGTGCTCGCCGACCATCCCATGGACTTGGCCATTGTCGATGTTCGACTGCCCGGCATTGACGGAACCCAAACCATTGTCAAGGCAAGAAACATCCAGCCAGACCTCAGGTATATCGTTCATACGGGCTCGGTCACCTATCAAATCGCACCAGAGCTCAAGGCCATGGGCATAACGTCCGAACAAATCCTGCACAAACCCGTTTCCAATCTGGAAACGATCATTCAAACCATCCGCAGGGTCATGCACGTATCCACCGAATGA
- a CDS encoding AsmA family protein: MRALKIILIICCILIILVGGTMAALFFLVDPNDYKEDIAAAVKKQTGRELTIPGDINMSVFPWLGLELGRVSLGNAPAFSDKMFAEIDKAQIRIKLLPLLHKEIRIGTIVLDGFRLNLEKGPQGTTNWSDLGTKDTPPSDKPVPDQQPQQAPDAQRKGLALAALTIDGVRITNGQITLHDLVNKVSTKLTNVEMSADHITLGSPFDLFFAFDVQMSEPQLTARITFKGTPLVDPQSGTYSVSAAALNMSGTGQALPGGKLDLDLTMDMAADLRQETLTISHIQLSSHGLQLTGAINGQTILAEPRLKGDLHLAPFNPKKFLTTMGLPPVQTADPTALTNLQADMNFSAGKDQAALTALTMKLDATTVQGTGQVKHFDHPAITFQVHVDTINVDRYLVAAPDDGTSESDAAQSNRQASSPSRSSKTATSTQTEVVPIPLPLDTLRNLDVNGKLTMDTITVNKLNLSSLLVQLVAKQGLITMDPIAANLYEGTFDGTTVLDVRGKTPKMHVTHRISSIQMGPLLKDMTGKDTLTGTTMSSGSLSTSGMSVNELKAGLNGKMAFEFKDGAIKGINLPKMIRDAVTRIKGGTPDPSDVNQTDFASLGGTATITRGIVDNRDLLMMSPLMRVNGSGTFDLPREGMDYLLKATIVSSLKGQQGEPLAELAGLTVPVRISGTFAKPSFRLDIGSLLRDKGLQELKEKATEKLFKDKKPGGIDPGKVLEGLFK, encoded by the coding sequence ATGCGCGCTCTGAAAATCATTCTCATTATCTGCTGCATCCTGATCATCCTAGTTGGCGGAACCATGGCCGCTCTTTTCTTTCTCGTCGATCCCAACGACTACAAGGAGGACATAGCTGCCGCAGTCAAAAAACAAACCGGCAGGGAACTCACCATCCCCGGAGATATCAATATGTCCGTGTTTCCCTGGCTGGGCCTCGAACTGGGTCGGGTCAGCCTGGGGAATGCGCCCGCATTCTCGGACAAGATGTTTGCCGAAATTGACAAGGCCCAGATACGCATCAAGCTCCTGCCCCTGCTGCACAAGGAAATTCGCATTGGAACCATTGTCCTGGACGGATTCCGACTCAACCTGGAAAAAGGACCCCAGGGAACCACCAATTGGTCGGATCTGGGCACAAAGGATACCCCCCCATCCGACAAGCCGGTTCCGGACCAACAACCCCAACAAGCTCCCGATGCCCAGCGCAAGGGCCTTGCTCTGGCCGCCCTGACCATTGACGGGGTGCGGATCACCAACGGTCAAATTACCCTGCACGACCTGGTCAACAAGGTTTCGACCAAGCTGACCAATGTGGAGATGTCCGCCGACCATATCACTCTGGGTTCTCCCTTTGACCTTTTTTTCGCCTTTGATGTGCAGATGTCCGAACCCCAACTCACGGCCCGAATCACCTTCAAGGGAACTCCCCTTGTCGATCCCCAGTCCGGAACCTACTCCGTATCAGCGGCCGCCCTGAACATGAGCGGAACAGGTCAGGCTCTTCCCGGCGGCAAACTGGATCTCGACCTGACCATGGACATGGCCGCCGATCTCCGTCAGGAAACCCTGACCATCTCCCATATCCAGCTGTCCTCCCATGGCCTGCAGCTCACCGGCGCCATCAACGGCCAAACCATCCTTGCCGAGCCCAGGCTCAAGGGGGACTTGCACCTGGCCCCCTTCAATCCCAAGAAATTTTTGACAACCATGGGACTTCCCCCCGTGCAGACCGCCGACCCCACTGCCCTGACCAACCTGCAGGCAGACATGAACTTCTCGGCTGGAAAAGATCAGGCAGCCCTGACCGCTTTGACCATGAAGCTGGACGCGACCACGGTGCAGGGAACCGGTCAGGTCAAGCATTTTGACCATCCGGCCATAACCTTTCAGGTTCACGTGGATACCATCAATGTAGACCGGTATCTTGTAGCCGCCCCGGACGACGGGACCAGCGAATCGGATGCTGCCCAATCGAACAGGCAAGCCTCTTCTCCGAGCCGATCATCCAAAACGGCCACCAGCACCCAAACGGAAGTCGTCCCCATTCCCCTGCCCCTGGACACCTTGCGAAACCTGGATGTCAACGGCAAACTGACCATGGACACCATCACGGTGAACAAGCTCAACCTGTCCTCCCTGCTGGTCCAGCTGGTTGCCAAACAGGGGCTGATCACCATGGATCCCATCGCGGCCAACCTGTATGAAGGAACCTTTGACGGAACTACCGTGCTTGATGTGCGGGGCAAGACCCCCAAGATGCATGTGACCCACCGGATCTCCTCCATACAAATGGGACCGCTGCTCAAGGACATGACCGGTAAGGACACCCTCACCGGAACCACCATGAGTTCGGGCTCCCTGAGCACTTCAGGGATGAGCGTCAACGAACTCAAGGCCGGACTGAACGGCAAGATGGCCTTTGAATTCAAGGATGGAGCCATCAAGGGAATCAACCTGCCCAAAATGATCAGGGACGCAGTGACCAGGATCAAGGGCGGAACACCCGACCCCTCTGATGTCAACCAGACGGACTTTGCCTCCCTTGGCGGGACAGCCACCATCACCCGGGGAATTGTGGACAACCGGGATCTGCTCATGATGTCCCCGCTCATGCGGGTCAATGGTTCCGGAACCTTTGATCTGCCCAGGGAAGGCATGGATTACCTGCTCAAGGCCACCATTGTCTCCAGCCTCAAGGGTCAGCAGGGAGAGCCCCTGGCCGAGCTCGCCGGACTGACCGTACCCGTGCGTATCTCCGGCACCTTTGCCAAGCCGTCCTTCCGGTTGGACATCGGGAGTCTGCTCAGGGACAAGGGGTTGCAGGAACTCAAGGAAAAGGCCACGGAAAAGCTGTTCAAGGACAAAAAGCCCGGCGGCATCGACCCGGGCAAAGTGCTGGAAGGCTTGTTCAAGTAA
- a CDS encoding DMT family transporter: MKPSFFQDHTWAAEAMLVVVTFFWGITFTLVKDAIAQVDLFAFLGQRFTLSALLLLPFCLYRRQGFSRDIFWKGGVLGLLLFGGYAFQTMGLLFTTASNTGFVTGLNVILVPVLGGLFFGRPLGFKLGISVALAGAGLFFLCTDGTMAVNKGDLIVILCAVSIALHIIYTARFVQNCDAYWLTAVQIGMVALCSNMCAWTRGYEVVFWEPDILWAMVICVVFATVFAFLVQTSMQRYTSPVKTALIFCLEPVFGAVYAHVFAHERLGKWGWLGALFIFGAMVLAEWPQRRARGSS; encoded by the coding sequence ATGAAACCATCCTTTTTCCAAGACCATACCTGGGCAGCCGAGGCCATGCTTGTGGTGGTGACCTTTTTCTGGGGAATCACCTTTACCCTGGTCAAGGATGCCATTGCCCAGGTGGACCTGTTTGCCTTTCTCGGACAACGGTTCACCCTTTCGGCCCTGCTGCTTCTTCCCTTTTGCCTGTACAGACGCCAGGGTTTTTCCCGGGACATTTTCTGGAAGGGGGGGGTGCTCGGCCTGCTTCTGTTCGGCGGGTATGCCTTCCAGACCATGGGGTTGCTGTTCACAACCGCTTCCAACACCGGGTTTGTCACCGGGCTCAACGTCATTCTGGTTCCGGTTCTGGGCGGGCTGTTTTTTGGCCGACCCCTGGGATTCAAGCTCGGTATCAGCGTGGCTCTTGCCGGGGCCGGGCTGTTCTTCCTGTGTACCGACGGTACCATGGCCGTGAACAAGGGAGATCTCATTGTCATTCTCTGCGCTGTTTCCATTGCCCTGCACATCATTTATACGGCCAGGTTTGTTCAAAACTGCGACGCCTACTGGCTTACGGCCGTTCAAATCGGCATGGTGGCCCTGTGCTCCAACATGTGCGCCTGGACCCGGGGGTATGAGGTGGTTTTCTGGGAACCGGACATCCTCTGGGCCATGGTTATTTGCGTGGTTTTTGCCACGGTTTTTGCCTTTCTGGTTCAGACGTCCATGCAGCGGTATACCTCCCCGGTGAAAACCGCCCTCATCTTTTGTCTGGAACCGGTTTTTGGGGCCGTGTACGCCCATGTGTTCGCCCATGAACGGTTGGGCAAGTGGGGGTGGCTTGGGGCCCTTTTCATTTTCGGGGCCATGGTTCTGGCCGAGTGGCCCCAACGGCGTGCTCGCGGATCATCGTAG
- the gcvH gene encoding glycine cleavage system protein GcvH: protein MIPDNLLYTKSHEWAKIQGEEAVIGITQFAQEQLGDLTFVELPEAGQTISAGEEMGTVESVKAASEIYAPISGEVVEVNSELEDAPEKVNEDPYGQGWLIKIKIAEVPENLLSPSQYEAHIAEEAH from the coding sequence ATGATTCCCGACAATCTCTTGTACACCAAATCACACGAATGGGCCAAAATCCAAGGCGAAGAAGCCGTTATCGGCATCACCCAGTTCGCCCAGGAACAGCTTGGCGACCTCACCTTTGTGGAACTTCCTGAAGCAGGGCAAACCATATCTGCTGGTGAAGAAATGGGCACGGTCGAATCTGTCAAGGCGGCCAGCGAAATCTACGCCCCCATCTCCGGCGAGGTTGTGGAGGTAAACAGCGAGCTGGAAGATGCCCCGGAAAAGGTGAATGAAGATCCCTACGGCCAGGGATGGCTCATCAAAATCAAGATCGCCGAGGTTCCGGAAAATCTGCTTTCTCCCTCCCAGTACGAGGCCCATATCGCCGAGGAAGCCCACTAG
- the gcvPA gene encoding aminomethyl-transferring glycine dehydrogenase subunit GcvPA yields MPYIPHTPDEQQAMLATIGVPDMAALFADIPPELRPKSFDLPQGQSEMSVLSHMEELAARNSTDLTSFLGAGFYDHYNPAAIKALASRGEFFTAYTPYQPEASQGTLQAIFEYQTSICRLLDMEYSNASLYDGGTAIYEAIMMAVRKTRKRTKILVSQGVNPIYRTMLDSYTTNLNLELITVPHNQGQTDVAALMDHLDEDIAAIIVQNPNFFGSANDFTQLFEQARKNGVVSILSVYPVMQSVLKTPGEMGADIAVAEGQSLGLPLSFGGPYLGIMTCTKPLIRQMPGRIVGKTTDVDGKTGYVLTLQAREQHIRRHKATSNICSNQSLCAVCSLMYLALLGPEGLKRTAELSIQQAHYAAERLTSIPGVSLYNKTPFTNEFVLSLPCEASKVINALVDKKFIPGFPLGRYYEGMDNMLLVACTEKTSNQDIGILAELMGGVL; encoded by the coding sequence ATGCCCTACATTCCGCACACCCCAGACGAGCAGCAGGCCATGCTCGCCACCATTGGCGTTCCGGACATGGCCGCCCTGTTTGCGGACATTCCCCCGGAGCTTCGACCCAAAAGTTTTGACCTTCCCCAGGGCCAAAGCGAGATGAGCGTGCTTTCGCACATGGAAGAGCTCGCTGCTCGCAACAGCACCGATCTGACCAGTTTTCTCGGTGCCGGGTTCTACGACCACTACAATCCGGCAGCCATCAAGGCCCTGGCCTCGCGGGGAGAATTTTTCACCGCCTACACTCCCTACCAGCCCGAGGCCTCCCAGGGCACCCTGCAGGCCATTTTCGAATACCAGACCTCCATTTGTCGCCTTCTGGACATGGAGTATTCCAACGCCTCCCTGTACGACGGGGGCACGGCCATTTATGAAGCCATAATGATGGCCGTGCGCAAAACCAGAAAGCGCACCAAAATTCTGGTCTCCCAGGGGGTCAACCCCATCTACAGGACCATGCTCGACTCCTACACCACCAATCTGAATCTGGAGTTGATCACGGTTCCCCACAACCAGGGACAAACCGATGTGGCGGCCCTCATGGACCATCTGGATGAGGACATTGCCGCCATCATTGTCCAGAATCCCAACTTTTTCGGTTCGGCCAACGACTTTACCCAACTCTTTGAACAGGCCCGGAAAAACGGGGTGGTCTCCATTCTCTCGGTTTACCCGGTCATGCAGTCGGTTCTCAAAACCCCGGGGGAGATGGGCGCCGACATTGCCGTGGCCGAAGGCCAGTCCCTGGGTCTTCCCCTGAGTTTTGGCGGTCCCTACCTGGGCATCATGACCTGCACCAAACCCCTCATCAGACAGATGCCCGGACGCATCGTGGGCAAGACAACCGATGTGGACGGCAAAACCGGGTACGTGCTCACCCTGCAGGCCAGGGAACAGCACATCAGACGTCACAAGGCCACGTCCAACATCTGCTCCAACCAGTCGTTATGCGCGGTCTGTTCCCTCATGTATCTGGCCCTGCTCGGCCCCGAGGGTCTCAAACGCACGGCCGAACTTTCCATACAGCAGGCCCATTACGCTGCAGAACGCCTGACCAGTATCCCCGGGGTGTCCTTGTACAACAAGACCCCCTTTACCAACGAATTCGTGCTCAGTCTGCCCTGCGAAGCCTCCAAGGTGATCAACGCCCTGGTGGACAAGAAGTTCATCCCGGGATTTCCCCTGGGACGGTATTATGAGGGGATGGACAATATGCTTCTGGTGGCGTGCACGGAAAAGACTTCCAATCAGGACATCGGCATCCTGGCAGAACTCATGGGAGGTGTGCTGTGA
- the gcvPB gene encoding aminomethyl-transferring glycine dehydrogenase subunit GcvPB — translation MKTMFQTSTPGRKGVWPKAADKGAAHFLPDNLLRGRDLPLAELSELDVVRHFTRLSRLNFSVDGNMYPLGSCTMKYNPRFTEEVAALPGFARLHPLVPQIRGAGKLTQGALEVIYHLEELLCELTGMAGFTLQPMAGAHGELTGVMLIAAYHRDKGNKKTKIIVPDSAHGTNPASATIAGFNVVSIESKDGIIDPEALEAVMDDQVAGIMMTCPNTLGLFERNLPKIVQLARKHDALLYYDGANFNAIMGKLRPGDAGFDVVHLNLHKTFATPHGGGGPGSGPVGVSERLLEYLPISRVVRLEDGQYFLDYDYPKSIGYIAPFYGNFGVFLKAYAYILRLGRQGIINATENAVLAANYLRKRLENHLEIPYNRICMHEFVSSAVNQAKKGVRALDIAKGLLDKGHYAPTIYFPLIVHECLMIEPTETESKETLDRFVDDLIDILAKSETDPESLHQAPVTTSVRRLDEVKAARAMELKE, via the coding sequence GTGAAAACCATGTTCCAAACATCCACTCCCGGCCGCAAGGGTGTATGGCCCAAGGCCGCTGACAAAGGTGCAGCCCATTTTCTTCCGGACAATCTCCTCAGGGGCAGGGATCTTCCCCTGGCAGAATTGAGTGAACTGGATGTGGTCCGCCACTTCACCCGCCTTTCCCGCCTCAACTTCAGTGTGGACGGCAACATGTATCCCCTGGGTTCCTGCACCATGAAGTACAATCCCAGGTTCACCGAAGAGGTGGCAGCCCTTCCGGGATTTGCCAGACTCCATCCCCTGGTTCCCCAGATTCGGGGGGCCGGCAAGCTCACCCAGGGCGCATTGGAGGTGATCTATCACCTGGAAGAATTGTTGTGCGAACTCACGGGCATGGCCGGATTCACCCTCCAGCCCATGGCCGGAGCCCACGGCGAGCTCACCGGGGTCATGCTCATCGCGGCCTATCATCGGGACAAGGGGAACAAGAAGACCAAGATCATTGTTCCCGACTCGGCCCATGGCACCAATCCGGCCTCGGCAACCATTGCCGGATTTAACGTTGTGTCCATCGAATCCAAGGACGGAATCATTGATCCCGAGGCCCTGGAAGCGGTCATGGACGATCAGGTGGCCGGCATCATGATGACCTGTCCCAACACGTTGGGGCTTTTTGAGCGCAACCTCCCCAAAATCGTGCAACTGGCACGAAAGCACGACGCCCTGCTCTACTATGACGGAGCCAATTTCAACGCCATCATGGGCAAATTGCGACCAGGAGACGCCGGGTTCGACGTTGTCCACCTGAACCTGCACAAAACCTTTGCCACCCCCCATGGCGGCGGCGGTCCGGGATCAGGCCCTGTGGGCGTATCCGAACGACTTCTGGAGTACCTGCCCATCTCCCGGGTTGTACGTCTTGAAGACGGCCAGTACTTTCTGGATTACGATTATCCCAAATCCATCGGATACATTGCCCCGTTTTACGGGAATTTCGGCGTGTTCCTCAAGGCCTACGCCTACATCCTCCGTCTGGGCAGACAGGGCATCATCAATGCCACGGAGAACGCCGTGCTCGCAGCCAACTACCTGCGCAAACGCCTCGAAAACCACCTGGAAATTCCGTACAACCGGATCTGCATGCACGAGTTCGTATCTTCGGCCGTGAACCAGGCCAAAAAGGGCGTCCGGGCCCTGGATATTGCCAAGGGTCTTCTGGACAAGGGTCACTACGCCCCGACCATCTACTTCCCCCTTATCGTGCACGAATGTCTGATGATCGAACCCACGGAAACCGAATCCAAGGAGACCCTGGACCGGTTCGTGGACGACCTCATTGACATCCTGGCCAAGTCGGAAACAGATCCGGAATCCCTGCACCAGGCACCCGTGACAACTTCGGTCCGCCGACTGGACGAGGTCAAGGCGGCCCGTGCCATGGAGTTGAAGGAATAA